One genomic segment of Ictalurus punctatus breed USDA103 chromosome 12, Coco_2.0, whole genome shotgun sequence includes these proteins:
- the LOC108272994 gene encoding ectonucleotide pyrophosphatase/phosphodiesterase family member 7, whose product MWNLWVCLCAFACSLQAMPLIRNKFLDCSKVLLVSFDGFRWDYDKDVDTPHLDQMALDGVKATFVTPAFFTMTSPTHFTILTGKYIENHGVIHNMWFNTSSSEKKPYYQTQFVNEWWDNGSLPIWITAQRQGLRAGSLHFPGTASTYDGEKALVSEVEPRFYDYSNETVWRQNIDKIMDVWFREKDLDFVALYFGEPDSIGHKYGPDSEQRREMVRQVDRTVGYLRSAVEHNGLTQCLNIIITADHGMTTVLRGGEVNEIVLFKIPGFSFQDLDFHLVDYGPSGLLLPKAGRLEKVYNALKGAHPHLHVYKKEEMPSRLHFAQNDRILPIILWADLGYVINGYLPVQFNKGEHGFDNDDLDMKPFFRAVGPAFRKNLIVEPFETVHIYSLMCHLLGITPEPNDGHLNATRAMLLSSEQPQEKNSVLPGVFIGLGAVAGLLLILFVVMVTRSVLKRRRKKQRAGSCEKPEGDDRKQTSF is encoded by the exons ATGTGGAATTtatgggtgtgtctgtgtgcatttgCATGCTCTTTGCAGGCCATGCCTCTCATCAGAAACAAGTTCTTAGATTGCAGCAAGGTGCTGCTGGTCTCCTTTGACGGGTTCAG GTGGGATTACGACAAAGACGTAGACACGCCTCACCTGGACCAAATGGCTCTAGATGGGGTGAAAGCAACTTTCGTGACACCAGCCTTTTTTACCATGACCAGTCCTACTCACTTCACAATACTTACCG GTAAATATATTGAGAATCATGGCGTGATACACAACATGTGGTTCAACACCAGCTCGTCTGAGAAGAAGCCCTACTATCAAACGCAATTTGTGAACGAGTGGTGGGATAACGGCAGTCTGCCCATCTGGATCACTGCTCAAAGACAG GGTCTCCGAGCTGGCTCACTTCACTTCCCTGGCACAGCTTCAACCTACGATGGTGAGAAAGCATTGGTGTCTGAAGTGGAGCCTCGCTTCTATGACTACAGCAATGAGACGGTATGGCGCCAGAACATTGACAAGATCATGGATGTCTGGTTTAGAGAAAAAGACCTGGACTTTGTGGCCTTGTATTTCGGAGAGCCAGACAGCATAGGCCACAAATATGGTCCAGACTCAGAGCAACGCAGGGAGATGGTGAGACAGGTGGACCGAACGGTGGGATACCTCAGATCTGCAGTCGAGCACAACGGCCTCACCCAGTGTCTCAATATCATCATCACTGCTGACCATGGCATGACTACGGTGTTACGTGGTGGTGAGGTGAACGAGATTGTACTCTTCAAGATCCCAGGATTCTCATTCCAAGATCTAGACTTCCATCTGGTGGACTACGGGCCATCTGGTTTGCTCCTCCCTAAAGCAGGAAGGCTGGAAAAAGTGTACAATGCCCTGAAGGGTGCTCATCCACACCTCCATGTCTACAAAAAAGAGGAAATGCCCTCCAGACTGCACTTTGCTCAAAATGACCGCATATTGCCCATCATCCTATGGGCCGACTTGGGATATGTCATTAATGGG TACCTCCCAGTGCAGTTCAACAAAGGAGAGCATGGCTTTGACAATGATGATTTGGACATGAAGCCTTTCTTCCGCGCAGTGGGACCTGCCTTCCGGAAGAATCTTATAGTAGAGCCATTTGAGACAGTGCACATATACTCACTGATGTGCCACCTGCTGGGCATCACACCTGAACCCAACGATGGACACCTGAACGCCACGCGTGCCATGCTGCTCTCCTCTGAGCAACCTCAGG AAAAAAACTCTGTCCTGCCCGGAGTGTTCATTGGCCTCGGGGCTGTGGCTGGTTTGCTGCTGATCTTGTTTGTTGTCATGGTGACCCGCAGCGTCCTTAAGCGCAGGAGGAAAAAACAGAG AGCTGGTAGTTGTGAAAAACCTGAAGGTGAtgacagaaaacaaacatcatttTAG
- the LOC108273036 gene encoding zinc finger protein 239 — MKSESRRRSLGKSPQTPAATGSKIYHCSDCGKSFTKSGDLQKHERIHTGEKPYHCGQCGKSFTCQSHLQIHQRIHTGEKPYYCSQCGKSFTRQGTLQIHQRIHTGEKPYHCGLCGKSFTCQSHLQHHHRTHTGEKPYQCGQCGKSFTCKGNLQIHQRIHTGEKPHHCRQCGKRFGQENHLQTHQRIHTGEKPYHCSQCGKSFTCQSHLQRHLLIHTGVKPYRCGQCGKSFTRQSHLQVHQRIHTGEKPYHCGQCGKSFTCQSTLHRHQRIHTGEKPYHCGLCGKSFTRHNHLQIHQRIHTGQKPYHCEQCGKSFRDHSTFHSHQQSHTGAKLYICVQCGRSYTHSSFLRTHKCSNIKPSDLDM, encoded by the exons ATGAAATCAGAGTCCAGACGCCGCTCTTTAGGAAAATCTCCACAGACTCCTGCTGCTACTGGCTCAAAG ATTTACCACTGCTCAgattgtgggaagagttttactaaGAGTGGTGATCTCCAAAAGcacgagcgcattcacacgggggagaagccgtatcactgtggacagtgtgggaagagttttacttgtcaGAGTCATCTCCAAATACACCAGCGCAtccacacgggagagaagccgtattactgctcacagtgtgggaagagttttactcgtcAGGGTACTCTTCAaatacaccagcgcattcacacaggagaaaagccgtatcactgtggactgtgtgggaagagttttacttgccaGAGTCATCTCCAACATCACCACCGTactcacacaggagagaagccgtatcaatgtggacagtgtgggaaaagttttacTTGCAAGGGTAATCTCCAaatacaccagcgcattcacacaggagagaagccgcaTCACTGtagacagtgtgggaagagatTTGGTCAAGAGAATCATCTTCAgacacaccagcgcattcacacaggggagaagccgtatcactgctcgcagtgtgggaagagttttacttgtcaGAGTCATCTCCAACGCCACCTGCTCATTCACACAGGAGTAAAGCCATATcgctgtggacagtgtgggaagagttttactcgtcAGAGTCATCTCCAAGttcaccagcgcattcacacaggagagaaaccgtatcactgtggacagtgtgggaagagttttacttgtcaGAGTACTCTCCATCgtcaccagcgcattcacacaggagagaagccgtatcactgtggactgtgtgggaagagttttactcgtcATAATCATCTCCAaatacaccagcgcattcacacaggacagaagccatatcactgtgaacagtgtgggaaaagttttcGTGACCACAGTACCTTCCACAGCCACCAACAAAGTCATACAGGAGCGAAGCTGTACATCTGTGTACAATGTGGACGGAGCTATACTCATTCAAGTTTTTTAAGGACACACAAGTGCTCTAACATAAAGCCGTCAGATCTTGACATGTGA